A region from the Brassica napus cultivar Da-Ae chromosome C8, Da-Ae, whole genome shotgun sequence genome encodes:
- the LOC106400394 gene encoding putative clathrin assembly protein At1g03050: MGSSKLKRAIGAVKDQTSVGLAKVNGRSASLSELDVAIVKATRHEEYPAEEKYIREILSLTSYSRNYINACVNTLSKRLNKTKCWTVALKTLILIQRLLAEGDKAYEQEIFFATRRGTRLLNMSDFRDVSRSNSWDCSAFVRTYALYLDERLDYRMQTRHGKRGVYCVGGDAVEDKKDNSEADLSTAIVVRSQPIAEMKTEQIFTRIQHLQQLLDRFLACRPTESARNNRVVIVALYPIAKESFKIYYDVTEIMGVLIERFMELDIPDSIKVYDIFCRVSKQFEELDQFYSWCKNMGIARSSEYPEIEKITQTKLDLMDEFIRDKSSLEETKQSNSVEADEDDDDERTEEVNEEQEDMNAIKALPAPPPKEEKREEEAKEEEVVTEEKKEEEEVGDLLDLGDNVVAGGAGGDSLALALFDGPYTSGSGSASGPGWEAFDDDSADWETALVQSATNLSGQKTELGGGFDMLLLNGMYQHGTVNAAVQASTAYGAGGSASSVAFGSAGRPAATMLALPAPATANGSSNGPVPMDPFAASLVVAPPHYVQMNDMKKKQRMLMEEQMMWDQYSRGGRQGHTNLRPNQNQPSYPYTPQY; this comes from the exons ATGGGCTCGAGTAAGCTCAAACGAGCCATAGGCGCCGTGAAGGACCAAACCAGCGTCGGTCTAGCCAAAGTCAACGGTCGTAGCGCTTCTTTATCAGAGCTTGACGTAGCCATCGTCAAAGCGACTCGTCACGAAGAGTATCCAGCGGAAGAGAAATACATAAGAGAGATTCTCAGCCTAACTTCTTACTCACGCAACTACATCAACGCATGCGTCAACACGCTTTCAAAACGCCTTAACAAAACCAAATGCTGGACCGTCGCTCTCAAAACCTTGATCCTGATCCAACGTCTCTTAGCGGAAGGAGACAAAGCCTACGAGCAAGAGATCTTCTTCGCTACTCGCCGTGGGACAAGACTTCTCAACATGTCTGACTTTAGGGATGTTTCTAGGTCTAACTCTTGGGATTGCTCTGCTTTTGTAAGGACTTACGCGTTGTACCTAGACGAAAGGCTTGATTACAGGATGCAAACGAGACATGGGAAGCGAGGAGTGTACTGCGTTGGAGGAGATGCCGTGGAAGACAAGAAAGACAACTCCGAGGCTGATCTCTCTACGGCTATAGTGGTTAGGTCACAGCCCATCGCCGAGATGAAAACAGAGCAGATTTTCACCAGAATACAACATTTGCAGCAACTTCTCGACCGTTTCTTGGCTTGTCGTCCAACAg agagcgCGAGGAACAACAGAGTTGTGATTGTGGCCCTGTATCCGATAGCGAAGGAGAGTTTCAAGATATATTACGATGTAACTGAGATAATGGGCGTTTTGATCGAACGGTTCATGGAGTTGGACATTCCCGATTCGATCAAGGTCTATGACATTTTCTGTCGTGTCTCAAAACAGTTTGAAGAGCTAGATCAGTTCTATTCTTGGTGTAAGAACATGGGGATCGCTAGGTCTTCAGAGTATCCAGAGATAGAGAAGATCACACAGACGAAGCTTGATCTCATGGATGAGTTTATAAGAGACAAGTCCTCTTTAGAAGAGACGAAGCAATCAAACTCTGTTGAAGccgatgaagatgatgatgatgagagaaCAGAGGAAGTGAATGAGGAGCAAGAAGATATGAATGCGATCAAGGCCTTACCTGCACCTCCACCAAAAGAAGAGAAGCGTGAGGAAGAagcaaaggaagaagaagtggtaacagaggaaaagaaagaagaagaagaagttggtgATTTACTGGATCTTGGGGATAATGTAGTAGCTGGGGGAGCTGGAGGAGATAGCTTAGCATTGGCTTTATTCGACGGCCCTTACACCAGCGGTTCCGGTTCGGCGTCGGGTCCTGGATGGGAAGCGTTTGACGATGATTCAGCGGACTGGGAGACAGCTTTGGTGCAATCTGCTACAAACTTATCGGGACAAAAGACGGAGCTCGGAGGAGGCTTTGATATGCTGCTGCTTAACGGAATGTATCAGCACGGTACTGTGAACGCCGCAGTGCAAGCCTCAACGGCTTATGGAGCCGGTGGAAGCGCAAGCAGTGTGGCATTTGGTTCTGCAGGAAGACCAGCag CCACGATGTTGGCACTTCCGGCACCAGCAACGGCTAATGGAAGCAGCAATGGTCCGGTACCGATGGATCCATTTGCAGCGTCATTGGTGGTTGCGCCGCCACATTATGTGCAGATGAATGAtatgaagaagaaacagagaatgTTGATGGAAGAACAGATGATGTGGGACCAATACTCAAGAGGAGGTAGGCAAGGACACACAAATTTAAGGCCAAACCAAAACCAACCTAGTTACCCTTACACACCTCAATACTGA
- the LOC106402135 gene encoding uncharacterized protein LOC106402135: MENHSDAEGSEMFGDWDFLRVSENDRGGGSTSTATAGGGRVLPPWADPSYEWGGGKWKVDGRKKKKESDLSLEDLMKEYSSLPPQMAEWYWCIEYVAKYVKDLRCILDLMNLGYPTTNDYGSRINEILSLRILESLFDPTKNAAAATVVVGPRIEFDLSLSTTHVLNAILEHVTVSELRPGMPELSKFNLLPFFAHKNMSLPPCALEVLRDVSAMEDQTNAAPTMEANDAVFRDDRSEHRRDVCEEMAIDEEQLHTGLEQTNMKDKDEVVVIDHEDSPPVQRDEVIVIDGNDTTAEQFINEGDTARETSSPSLDVRVKCTKDGAWLINESDEESDTVRDPPSSRPENVCWKCERVGGASLLICSRSECAAKVHKECLNAPAHFDEDDNFHCPVCWYDRVTTEYIESRKLMSCAKRRLVKFLPLLSRASKRLR; encoded by the exons ATGGAGAATCATTCAGACGCTGAGGGTTCCGAGATGTTTGGCGATTGGGATTTTCTTAGAGTTTCGGAAAATGACAGAGGAGGAGGTTCCACGTCTACTGCAACTGCTGGAGGAGGCAGGGTGCTGCCACCGTGGGCTGACCCCTCCTACGAATGGGGCGGTGGGAAATGGAAAGTGGAcggaagaaagaagaagaaagagagtgaTTTGAGTCTTGAGGATCTGATGAAGGAATACTCTTCTCTGCCTCCTCAAATGGCTGAATGGTATTGGTGTATCGAATATGTCGCCAAATACGTCAAGGACCTCCGCTGCATTCTCG ATTTGATGAACCTGGGTTATCCCACCACAAATGACTACGGGAGCAGGATTAATGAAATCTTGTCTCTTAGAATCTTGGAGTCCTTGTTTGATCCTACCAAGAATGCTGCTGCTGCTACGGTCGTCGTCGGGCCAAGAATCGAGTTTGATTTATCCTTGAGCACCACCCATGTTCTCAATGCCATTCTCGAACAT GTTACAGTATCAGAACTACGACCGGGCATGCCTGAGCTATCAAAGTTcaatcttcttcctttttttgctCACAAGAATATGTCTTTGCCTCCATGTGCACTGGAAGTG CTGAGAGATGTGAGTGCAATGGAGGATCAAACAAATGCAGCTCCTACCATGGAAGCAAACGACGCTGTATTTAGAGACGATCGATCAGAGCACAGGAGGGATGTATGTGAGGAGATGGCGATTGATGAGGAGCAACTTCATACTGGTTTGGAACAAACGAatatgaaggacaaggatgaagTAGTTGTCATCGACCATGAGGATAGTCCTCCAGTGCAGAGAGACGAAGTAATTGTGATTGATGGCAATGACACAACTGCTGAACAATTCATTAACGAGGGTGATACTGCTAGGGAGACCTCTTCTCCAAGCTTGGACGTGCGTGTAAAATGTACAAAAGATGGAGCCTGGTTAATCAATGAGAGCGATGAGGAGTCAGATACGGTTAGAGATCCACCCTCTTCAAGACCGGAGAACGTGTGCTGGAAATGTGAAAGAGTAGGAGGAGCGTCGTTGTTGATATGTAGCAGAAGCGAGTGTGCAGCAAAAGTTCATAAAGAATGCTTGAATGCTCCGGCTCACTTTGATGAAGACGACAACTTTCACTGCCCTGTTTGCTGGTATGATAGAGTCACTACGGAGTACATTGAGTCTCGGAAGTTGATGAGTTGTGCAAAGAGAAGACTCGTGAAGTTTTTACCGCTGCTTTCTAGAGCAAGCAAGAGACTCAGATGA
- the LOC106399635 gene encoding wee1-like protein kinase isoform X2 produces the protein MVERKKGRTLLGKRKALGTIETRRTKKSRKMEGTLERHSLLQFGQLSKLSFDNLTPSSAADSSELRNELGSVGADGDWGEKEFILSQDFFCTPDYITPDNQNLMSDLNISMDHSPCPRSPVKLTSVKSKRCRQDSTWASKYKVDEQENDDIDTDEIVVDKTERTGYVSRSAVALRSRVMPPPCLKNPYVMNESETATDPFRYQRSKCASFLPASMSGDGLSRYLTDFHEIQQIGAGNFSRVFKVLKRIDGCLYAVKHSTRKLYLDSERRKAMMEVQALAALGFHENVVGYYNSWYENEQLYIQLELCDHSLSKKSSLKISEREILVIMHQMAKALQFVHEKGIAHLDVKPDNIYIKNGVCKLGDFGCATRLDKSLPVEEGDARYMPQEVLNENYEHLDKVDIFSLGVTVYELIRGSPLTESRNKSLNIKEGKLPLLPGHSLQLQQLLKTMMDRDPSRRPSATELVEHPMFDRIRG, from the exons ATGGTCGAGAGGAAGAAAGGACGAACACTGTTGGGGAAGAGGAAGGCCCTAGGCACAATCGAAACGAGGCGAACGAAGAAGAGTCGGAAGATGGAGGGGACATTAGAGCGACACTCTCTGCTTCAATTCGGTCAATTGTCGAAGCTTTCGTTCGATAATCTTACGCCGTCGAGTGCTGCAGATTCGTCGGAGCTCCGGAATGAGTTGGGTTCCGTTGGTGCAGACGGAGATTGGGGAGAGAAGGAATTCATTCTCAGCCAAGACTTCTTCTG CACACCTGACTATATAACTCCGGACAATCAGAACTTGATGAGCGATTTAAACATCAGCATG gatCATTCTCCTTGTCCGAGGTCTCCTGTTAAACTAACTTCAGTTAAAAGCAAAAGATGCCGCCAGG ATTCTACCTGGGCTTCAAAATATAAAGTAGACGAACAAGAGAATGATGATATTGACACAGACGAGATCGTGGTGGATAAAACTGAGAGGACTGGATACGTTTCACGGTCCGCAGTTGCTCTTCGGTCTCGGGTTATGCCACCTCCTTGCCTCAAGAATCCTTATGTGATGAATGAGTCCGAGACAGCTACTGACCCTTTCCGATATCAGAGGTCTAAATGTGCTA GTTTTCTCCCTGCAAGCATGAGTGGGGACGGCTTGTCAAGATATCTCACAGACTTTCATGAAATTCAG CAAATAGGTGCTGGGAATTTCAGTCGCGTATTTAAAGTTTTGAAGAGGATTGATGGTTGCTTGTACGCCGTGAAACACAGCACAAGGAAGCTGTATCTAGATTCAGAGAG GCGTAAAGCTATGATGGAAGTTCAAGCTCTTGCTGCTCTAG GATTCCATGAAAATGTAGTGGGATACTACAACTCGTGGTATGAAAACGAGCAGTTATACATTCAACTGGAGCTCTGTGATCACAGTTTGTCCAAGAAATCTTCTCTTAAGATCTCagagagagagattttggtGATTATGCATCAG ATGGCCAAGGCTTTACAGTTTGTGCACGAGAAAGGAATAGCTCATTTAGATGTAAAACCTGACAATATATACATCAAGAACGGTGTCTGCAAGCTCGGTGACTTCGGTTGTGCAACGCGGTTGGACAAAAGCTTGCCAGTAGAGGAAGGTGATGCACGTTACATGCCACAAGAAGTACTAAACGAAAACTACGAGCATCTTGATAAAGTGGATATCTTCTCGTTAGGTGTCACGGTTTACGAGCTGATTAGAGGATCCCCACTTACAGAATCAAGAAACAAGTCCCTCAATATCAAAGAAGGcaagcttcctcttcttccCGGCCACTCGTTACAGTTACAGCAACTGCTTAAG ACAATGATGGATCGTGACCCAAGTCGTCGTCCTTCTGCTACAGAATTAGTGGAGCACCCCATGTTCGACAGGATCCGCGGTTGA
- the LOC106399635 gene encoding wee1-like protein kinase isoform X1 produces the protein MVERKKGRTLLGKRKALGTIETRRTKKSRKMEGTLERHSLLQFGQLSKLSFDNLTPSSAADSSELRNELGSVGADGDWGEKEFILSQDFFCTPDYITPDNQNLMSDLNISMDHSPCPRSPVKLTSVKSKRCRQDSFTFTTSDSTWASKYKVDEQENDDIDTDEIVVDKTERTGYVSRSAVALRSRVMPPPCLKNPYVMNESETATDPFRYQRSKCASFLPASMSGDGLSRYLTDFHEIQQIGAGNFSRVFKVLKRIDGCLYAVKHSTRKLYLDSERRKAMMEVQALAALGFHENVVGYYNSWYENEQLYIQLELCDHSLSKKSSLKISEREILVIMHQMAKALQFVHEKGIAHLDVKPDNIYIKNGVCKLGDFGCATRLDKSLPVEEGDARYMPQEVLNENYEHLDKVDIFSLGVTVYELIRGSPLTESRNKSLNIKEGKLPLLPGHSLQLQQLLKTMMDRDPSRRPSATELVEHPMFDRIRG, from the exons ATGGTCGAGAGGAAGAAAGGACGAACACTGTTGGGGAAGAGGAAGGCCCTAGGCACAATCGAAACGAGGCGAACGAAGAAGAGTCGGAAGATGGAGGGGACATTAGAGCGACACTCTCTGCTTCAATTCGGTCAATTGTCGAAGCTTTCGTTCGATAATCTTACGCCGTCGAGTGCTGCAGATTCGTCGGAGCTCCGGAATGAGTTGGGTTCCGTTGGTGCAGACGGAGATTGGGGAGAGAAGGAATTCATTCTCAGCCAAGACTTCTTCTG CACACCTGACTATATAACTCCGGACAATCAGAACTTGATGAGCGATTTAAACATCAGCATG gatCATTCTCCTTGTCCGAGGTCTCCTGTTAAACTAACTTCAGTTAAAAGCAAAAGATGCCGCCAGG ACAGTTTCACATTTACTACTTCAGATTCTACCTGGGCTTCAAAATATAAAGTAGACGAACAAGAGAATGATGATATTGACACAGACGAGATCGTGGTGGATAAAACTGAGAGGACTGGATACGTTTCACGGTCCGCAGTTGCTCTTCGGTCTCGGGTTATGCCACCTCCTTGCCTCAAGAATCCTTATGTGATGAATGAGTCCGAGACAGCTACTGACCCTTTCCGATATCAGAGGTCTAAATGTGCTA GTTTTCTCCCTGCAAGCATGAGTGGGGACGGCTTGTCAAGATATCTCACAGACTTTCATGAAATTCAG CAAATAGGTGCTGGGAATTTCAGTCGCGTATTTAAAGTTTTGAAGAGGATTGATGGTTGCTTGTACGCCGTGAAACACAGCACAAGGAAGCTGTATCTAGATTCAGAGAG GCGTAAAGCTATGATGGAAGTTCAAGCTCTTGCTGCTCTAG GATTCCATGAAAATGTAGTGGGATACTACAACTCGTGGTATGAAAACGAGCAGTTATACATTCAACTGGAGCTCTGTGATCACAGTTTGTCCAAGAAATCTTCTCTTAAGATCTCagagagagagattttggtGATTATGCATCAG ATGGCCAAGGCTTTACAGTTTGTGCACGAGAAAGGAATAGCTCATTTAGATGTAAAACCTGACAATATATACATCAAGAACGGTGTCTGCAAGCTCGGTGACTTCGGTTGTGCAACGCGGTTGGACAAAAGCTTGCCAGTAGAGGAAGGTGATGCACGTTACATGCCACAAGAAGTACTAAACGAAAACTACGAGCATCTTGATAAAGTGGATATCTTCTCGTTAGGTGTCACGGTTTACGAGCTGATTAGAGGATCCCCACTTACAGAATCAAGAAACAAGTCCCTCAATATCAAAGAAGGcaagcttcctcttcttccCGGCCACTCGTTACAGTTACAGCAACTGCTTAAG ACAATGATGGATCGTGACCCAAGTCGTCGTCCTTCTGCTACAGAATTAGTGGAGCACCCCATGTTCGACAGGATCCGCGGTTGA
- the LOC106399635 gene encoding wee1-like protein kinase isoform X3 — MVERKKGRTLLGKRKALGTIETRRTKKSRKMEGTLERHSLLQFGQLSKLSFDNLTPSSAADSSELRNELGSVGADGDWGEKEFILSQDFFCTPDYITPDNQNLMSDLNISMDHSPCPRSPVKLTSVKSKRCRQDSFTFTTSDSTWASKYKVDEQENDDIDTDEIVVDKTERTGYVSRSAVALRSRVMPPPCLKNPYVMNESETATDPFRYQRSKCASFLPASMSGDGLSRYLTDFHEIQQIGAGNFSRVFKVLKRIDGCLYAVKHSTRKLYLDSERRKAMMEVQALAALGFHENVVGYYNSWYENEQLYIQLELCDHSLSKKSSLKISEREILVIMHQMAKALQFVHEKGIAHLDVKPDNIYIKNGVCKLGDFGCATRLDKSLPVEEGVTVYELIRGSPLTESRNKSLNIKEGKLPLLPGHSLQLQQLLKTMMDRDPSRRPSATELVEHPMFDRIRG, encoded by the exons ATGGTCGAGAGGAAGAAAGGACGAACACTGTTGGGGAAGAGGAAGGCCCTAGGCACAATCGAAACGAGGCGAACGAAGAAGAGTCGGAAGATGGAGGGGACATTAGAGCGACACTCTCTGCTTCAATTCGGTCAATTGTCGAAGCTTTCGTTCGATAATCTTACGCCGTCGAGTGCTGCAGATTCGTCGGAGCTCCGGAATGAGTTGGGTTCCGTTGGTGCAGACGGAGATTGGGGAGAGAAGGAATTCATTCTCAGCCAAGACTTCTTCTG CACACCTGACTATATAACTCCGGACAATCAGAACTTGATGAGCGATTTAAACATCAGCATG gatCATTCTCCTTGTCCGAGGTCTCCTGTTAAACTAACTTCAGTTAAAAGCAAAAGATGCCGCCAGG ACAGTTTCACATTTACTACTTCAGATTCTACCTGGGCTTCAAAATATAAAGTAGACGAACAAGAGAATGATGATATTGACACAGACGAGATCGTGGTGGATAAAACTGAGAGGACTGGATACGTTTCACGGTCCGCAGTTGCTCTTCGGTCTCGGGTTATGCCACCTCCTTGCCTCAAGAATCCTTATGTGATGAATGAGTCCGAGACAGCTACTGACCCTTTCCGATATCAGAGGTCTAAATGTGCTA GTTTTCTCCCTGCAAGCATGAGTGGGGACGGCTTGTCAAGATATCTCACAGACTTTCATGAAATTCAG CAAATAGGTGCTGGGAATTTCAGTCGCGTATTTAAAGTTTTGAAGAGGATTGATGGTTGCTTGTACGCCGTGAAACACAGCACAAGGAAGCTGTATCTAGATTCAGAGAG GCGTAAAGCTATGATGGAAGTTCAAGCTCTTGCTGCTCTAG GATTCCATGAAAATGTAGTGGGATACTACAACTCGTGGTATGAAAACGAGCAGTTATACATTCAACTGGAGCTCTGTGATCACAGTTTGTCCAAGAAATCTTCTCTTAAGATCTCagagagagagattttggtGATTATGCATCAG ATGGCCAAGGCTTTACAGTTTGTGCACGAGAAAGGAATAGCTCATTTAGATGTAAAACCTGACAATATATACATCAAGAACGGTGTCTGCAAGCTCGGTGACTTCGGTTGTGCAACGCGGTTGGACAAAAGCTTGCCAGTAGAGGAAG GTGTCACGGTTTACGAGCTGATTAGAGGATCCCCACTTACAGAATCAAGAAACAAGTCCCTCAATATCAAAGAAGGcaagcttcctcttcttccCGGCCACTCGTTACAGTTACAGCAACTGCTTAAG ACAATGATGGATCGTGACCCAAGTCGTCGTCCTTCTGCTACAGAATTAGTGGAGCACCCCATGTTCGACAGGATCCGCGGTTGA
- the LOC106398406 gene encoding uncharacterized protein LOC106398406, whose translation MNELLDREVTNEEVREAVFSIKPSSAPGPDGMTGLFFQKYWGTIGEQVTKEVKEFFTSNQFPREWNYTHLCLLPKIEDPVIMADLRPISLCSVLYKIISKIIVSRMKPLMEDIVSPTQSAFVEERLISDNILIAHEIIHALRTNERVSKDFMAIKSDMSKAYDRVEWNYLRALLKALGFEDAWSEKILFCVSTVKYSTLINDQPFGCIQPERGIRQGDPLSPFLFVMCTEGLIHLLEKAVQEGKIQGIQFTLEGPMIHHMLFADDSLLICRASAEQATELVKILKIYERATGQKLNLENSAITFGSKVTETVKASIQTITEIAKEGGTGSYLGLPECFSGSKTEMLAYIYDRLKSRLSGWFVKQLSLGGKEVLIKAVAMAMPVYAMSCFKLTKRSCENLTKAMADFWWNSLEHKRKMHWLSWSTLCLAKEQGGLGFKDLQSFNQALLAKQAWRILNHPESLFARFFKSRYFKNSDFLNAKNGSRPSYGWRSIQFGKELLFQGLRKHLGNGTTVSVWVDDWIEGDVRRRPLMKNIFVDLMLTVDKLIDPQNNCWKLDKLQELFYEEDIKRILAMQTAFDQQDYWVWLHNRNGSYSVKSGYWFINRFNREEEIKVAEMRPSLNDLKTEVWKIPTVPKIKNFIWRAISNAIPVGELLVKRGIKMDPVCQACGYQGESINHIIFGCSIARQVWALANVPTPQFGFDAVSHFSNFHSLFLMMKNREIDERFRNAIPWIVWYLWKYRNRVIFEGKKYYPIELVEKIMEESHLWVLARSNENRRKAEEQEAEMEVAKSWSVPHRDWLKCNIGIAWDKKQSGSGASWVVRDDHGKVQIHSRRAFSNTDSLHEAKFKGLLWALESCHAHHLKRVIIAFDDTTLINVILRPQAWPNFRKQYVQIVERLKKLEWWRVMKEDRSTNTGAFLIAQSVIKGGYYQSYVAEGPPFWLRDLFESEEAPLCV comes from the coding sequence ATGAATGAACTTTTGGATAGAGAGGTCACTAATGAAGAGGTTCGAGAGGCTGTATTCTCAATCAAGCCAAGCAGTGCTCCCGGACCTGATGGGATGACGGGATTATTCTTTCAAAAGTATTGGGGTACGATCGGAGAGCAGGTCACTAAAGAGGTAAAGGAGTTTTTTACCTCTAATCAATTCCCACGAGAATGGAATTACACCCATTTATGTCTACTCCCGAAGATAGAAGATCCGGTGATCATGGCAGACCTAAGACCCATCAGCTTGTGTTCGGTATTATATAAAATCATCTCGAAGATCATCGTGAGCAGGATGAAGCCTCTAATGGAAGATATAGTTTCTCCTACTCAGTCGGCTTTTGTGGAGGAGAGATTAATCTCAGACAATATTCTTATTGCCCACGAGATCATCCATGCCTTGAGAACAAATGAGAGAGTATCCAAGGATTTCATGGCAATAAAATCCGACATGTCCAAGGCCTATGACCGAGTGGAGTGGAACTACCTGCGTGCTTTGCTGAAAGCGTTGGGTTTTGAAGATGCTTGGAGTGAAAAGATTTTGTTCTGTGTTTCAACGGTTAAATACTCAACGCTCATCAATGACCAGCCTTTTGGATGCATTCAGCCAGAGAGAGGAATAAGACAGGGAGATCCACTTTCTCCATTTCTGTTTGTAATGTGTACTGAGGGTCTGATACACTTGCTAGAGAAAGCGGTTCAGGAAGGAAAAATTCAAGGAATTCAATTCACCTTAGAAGGGCCAATGATACATCATATGTTATTTGCTGATGATAGTCTGCTGATATGTAGAGCTTCTGCTGAGCAAGCGACTGAATTGGTGAAGATACTCAAAATCTATGAGCGGGCTACGGGACAGAAGCTGAATTTAGAGAACTCGGCCATCACTTTTGGATCCAAGGTCACAGAAACCGTGAAAGCCTCAATCCAAACGATCACAGAGATTGCCAAAGAAGGAGGAACAGGATCGTATCTAGGCCTTCCTGAATGTTTCAGTGGCTCTAAAACAGAAATGTTGGCTTACATATACGATAGGCTCAAGTCGAGGCTGTCTGGCTGGTTTGTTAAGCAATTGTCCCTTGGTGGAAAAGAGGTTCTGATCAAAGCAGTAGCTATGGCGATGCCGGTGTATGCTATGTCGTGTTTCAAACTGACAAAGAGATCTTGTGAGAACCTGACCAAGGCCATGGCGGACTTCTGGTGGAACTCTTTAGAGCACAAACGGAAAATGCACTGGCTCAGTTGGTCTACGTTGTGTCTGGCAAAAGAACAGGGAGGTTTGGGATTCAAAGATTTACAAAGTTTCAATCAAGCTCTTTTGGCCAAGCAAGCGTGGCGAATCCTCAATCACCCTGAATCCCTCTTCGCAAGATTCTTCAAGAGCAGGTATTTCAAAAATTCAGACTTCTTAAATGCAAAAAATGGATCGAGACCTTCGTATGGATGGAGAAGCATACAATTTGGAAAGGAGCTGTTATTTCAAGGTTTGAGGAAACACTTGGGTAATGGAACGACTGTCTCAGTGTGGGTCGATGATTGGATAGAGGGAGATGTTAGAAGGAGACCGCTGATGAAAAATATCTTCGTCGATTTGATGCTGACAGTAGATAAACTGATTGACCCTCAAAATAATTGTTGGAAGCTGGATAAGCTGCAAGAGTTGTTTTATGAagaagatatcaaaagaatttTGGCGATGCAAACTGCTTTTGATCAACAAGATTATTGGGTCTGGTTACACAACAGGAATGGTAGCTATTCAGTGAAGTCGGGATATTGGTTCATCAATAGGTTcaacagagaagaagaaatcaaaGTAGCAGAGATGAGACCTTCTTTGAACGATTTGAAGACTGAAGTTTGGAAAATTCCCACGGTCCCAAAGATTAAGAACTTCATTTGGAGAGCAATCAGTAATGCAATTCCTGTTGGTGAACTTTTGGTCAAAAGAGGTATCAAAATGGATCCGGTGTGTCAAGCCTGTGGCTATCAGGGTGAGTCTATAAATCACATCATTTTTGGATGCTCCATAGCAAGACAGGTTTGGGCATTGGCCAATGTTCCTACTCCGCAATTTGGTTTCGATGCCGTTTCACACTTCTCCAATTTTCACAGTTTGTTTCTGATGATGAAAAACAGAGAAATTGATGAGAGATTTAGAAATGCTATTCCTTGGATAGTTTGGTACTTGTGGAAATACAGAAACAGGGTCATTTTTGAAGGGAAGAAGTACTATCCAATTGAGCTGGTGGAGAAGATTATGGAGGAGTCACATTTATGGGTTTTGGCTCGAAGTAATGAGAATAGAAGGAAGGCGGAAGAACAGGAGGCAGAGATGGAAGTTGCGAAATCTTGGTCCGTTCCTCACCGTGATTGGCTAAAATGCAACATCGGAATAGCGTGGGACAAGAAGCAATCTGGTAGTGGAGCTTCGTGGGTGGTAAGGGATGATCACGGGAAGGTCCAAATACACAGTAGGAGAGCGTTCTCGAACACTGATTCCCTTCATGAAGCGAAGTTCAAAGGTCTACTGTGGGCTCTGGAAAGCTGTCATGCGCATCATCTAAAGAGAGTCATCATTGCTTTTGATGATACAACTTTGATCAATGTGATACTAAGACCACAGGCATGGCCAAACTTCAGAAAGCAGTACGTGCAGATAGTTGAAAGGTTGAAGAAACTGGAATGGTGGAGGGTGATGAAGGAAGATAGATCAACTAACACAGGCGCTTTCCTCATAGCTCAGAGTGTGATTAAGGGAGGCTATTATCAGTCGTATGTTGCAGAGGGGCCACCCTTTTGGTTACGTGATCTGTTTGAGAGTGAGGAAGCTCCCCTCTGTGTGTAG